In the genome of Candidatus Poribacteria bacterium, the window TTCGGTTGGCGCGACAGATGGTGGTTGAACAACTCAGCAGCACAGCAAGTCGCTATTAATTACTGGTTCTTTGAATCGCATGACGAAGCACGCACAGCAGCTGATGAAGGTAGACTCCGACTCGCAGCACAAACCGTGTCGAAATTTGGCGGATATGAATCAATCTATCAACCGCCACCGAATGACGAACACGGACTGGGTGATGTGGTATGGCAGGCTGGTGCGAATTTCTTGTTCGTTCAACAGACCGTCGTTGTGCTGGTAGCGGAAATTGGAGGGCGAGTTTCCGAAGAAACGACCCTCCGCATCTCCCAAATGATCCTTGAGAAAATCAACAATGCAGTTACCAGCCATCAGTTATCAGTCGTCAGTTAAGAGGTTTTCTGTCCGCAGATGTCTTTTGGTAACTGTCAGCACCGCAATTTGGTAACGACGATTACCAAGGGATAACCTACAACCAGACACTGAACTGAAAACTGGTAACCGATAACTATTTCCGCGTTCGCCAATCTGCCCGACCTAATAGTCTTGATACCATGTTGCTGATTGCTTTGCAACTTGAACGTTTTCGGGACCACCGAATTGGCGATGCTCAAACCACGGTAGCGCGTTTTCCGCTGCAGCGTTTGCGTTCCTGAAGTTCGTCGTCGCTTCGTTGTCAAGGAATTTCTGAACTGCGTCGGTATCAGGATAGTATTGGACAGCATCTTTCCAGATGGCGCGTCCACAGAGGAAACCACTTGCCCCAGCACCGGCAGCGAGATTGACGTTCTCAATAAACTCCTCAATATCCACACCCGCACTGAGAATCACCCACGGTAACGTTGAAGCTTCGTCTAATTTCTCGCAGATTTCCTTCACTTCAGCGAGTTCATACGCTGATTCTCCCGCATAAAAACTGGCGTTTTGATAATCCTGGGTGTATTTTAGGTCGGCAGGGAATTCCAATTTCAGGATGTCCACCTTGTAACTGGGATCTGTGAACTCCTCAACACTCCTAATAACAAGATCCGGTTTCTGCTTAGCGAACCCAACACTCTTCGCCGTCCCTTCGAGTGCGTAACTGACCAATTCTAACAGAAACGGTAGATCTTGTTTTTCACACTCGTCGCCAACATGACGAACAAAGGCTTGCTGATGCTTGAGCGTTTCCGAGGAAGCATCGGGGTGGTAGTAGGCAAGAAGTTTAATAGCATCTGCGCCAGCACGTTGTGCCTTTGCGATGCTCCAGTTTTCAATCGGATTGGAAAGCCGTTCGTTCTCGCCAACGCCTTCGCTGACATAGCCTGATTCTTCATAAGCCAGCAGCAGGGCGACATCCCGCGGGATCTCGGTAATGGAATAGGGATGACCGTAAATCGGGTCAGTGAGAACTGCGGTGGCATTCGCGGAAAGGACGCGAGTGATTAGCGTTTTGAGTGCAGCGACATCTTCATATTGGACATCTGTTTTGTCCTTGTTCAGGGCATCTGCGAGTGCTTGTACCATCGAGCCACGCTGATCAATCGCCATCATTTTAAAGCGCCCATTCGCATCAGCGAGTTTCATGATACCTCGCAATTTTCCAGAGGAAATATCGTTCATTGAATTCTCCTTTTTCAGTGGCTGTCGGCTATCAGTCTTCAGCAGTCAGTTTTAAAAGGTTTTCGTTTAACAAACACCTTTTGTTACTGACTGCTGACCGCTGACGGCTATTTAGTATTCCCGCTCAACGAAAAAATGGATTAAAGATAAAAACAGCTGCTTTGCTTGTCCATTATGGAGGTGGGCAAAATTATTCTCAAACCTTCCAGCAGCTTCTCGTAACAGTGCTTGGGAGCGACGTTGCGCGTATGTAATAGATTTATATTTCAGCATCAACTGGAGGACACTCTCGACCTCCGCCTCCGTTTTTTCTTCACGCGGACGTGCCATAATGTCAATCACATGCTGCGCTTCGACAGCGGTACAGGCATTGATAAGGTGGATGAGAACGAGCGTGCGTTTGCCCTCACTAATATCACCAGCGATCTCTTTTCCGTACCTACCCACATCACCGATGAGGTTCAGCACATCGTCTTGAATCTGGAAAGCGATTCCGATTTCTTTACCGAGTTCGACAAGTCCATCTATTTCCGACTCACTCGCGCCGCCGATAATCGCCCCGACACGGCATGGCGTGATGCAGGTATACCAAGCGGTCTTTTGTATACACATCGTCAGGTAGTCGTCTTCAGCGAGATTCCATCGGTTATCGCTAACCCAACTCAATTCGATGTGCTGCCCCTCAACCACTTGATTACTAAGTTGTATAAATTCAGATAAGATACGGAAAGCGAGCTCGTGCCCAAGAATTTCCGTGTTTCGGTGCAGCATTTCCCACATCTTGCAGTGGAGCGCATCACCGACATTAATCGCCATCGGAATTCCGTGCTTTTGATGAAGGCATGGCTCACCTCTACGGAGTTCGGAACCGTCTTCAATATCATCATGGATGAGGAGCCAATTCTGGAGGAGCTCAAGTGAGGCAGCAGTATTGACGGCGCGCTGTGGATCACCACCAAACGCCTCACACATAAGCATGCAGAGCGCGGGACGCAACCCTTTCGCGGCGCGGCGCGGGTAGTCTAACATCATCTGGTACAACTGATGCACATCCGGGTGCTCATGAGCCGTCGGGAGAAAATCAAAGATACAGGCATCAACCTTACTTTTAATGTCGCTGAGGTATGTAGTGACAAGGTGCTTCGTCGGTGAGATATCTTGTCCGGTTTTCTGCATTACTTCCCTTACATTTTGCGCCGTTCTCTTATTTCACTCAGCCCTCCTATGTTGCCTCGGGTCCCTGAGCACAAACACAAGATTCCATCAAGCGTCGGTTTACAGATTTTGCTTTAAAATTATACCACACTCTGCGGCGAAAATCAAATTTTTCGGTAAGCAAGGATGTGTAAATATTTTGTCAAAAGGGAGGTGCCAAATCGGGGTTAGAAACCCCTTCTACAATAAGCCCTTCGACGCTTCTCGTTCAGGATGCATCTACGCTTCGTCTAAATCAATCGCGACGAATCGGTATCCGAGCGGTTTTATCCGTTCAACCAAGGTTTCTCGCAATTGGAGGGCACGCGCAAATTGGGCATCCGAGACCTGTATCCGTAAAACAGGATCGTGGTCAAAGAGCGAAACATCTTTAATCTGGAATTCGTGGAGGATCTGTTCGATTTGCCTTAATGCTGCAGTACTGTCATCTTGCAGTGGATTGTTATCTTTTTCCATCTCAGGAACGCCGCCTCCAGTCACTACCCGCCATGAACCCACCATCAACAAAGACCATCTGCCCCGTAACAAAGTCGGAAGCATTAGATGCGAAGAAGATTGTCAAGCCTGCCAAGTCTTCAGGTTCGCCCCACCGATAGGCGGGAGTCCGATTGAGAATCCATTCATTTCGACCGTCCTCACGTGCCGGAGCAGTCATCTCCGTCCTGATAAAACCGGGAGCGATGCCGTTCACCTGAATGTTGTGTTCCGCCCATTCCACGGCGAGAAGTTTTGTTAATTGGAGCAGCCCACCCTTCGCCGCTGTGTAGGCGACACTCGTCGGTAATCCGATTGCTGAGGTGAGCGATAAGGTATTGATGACCTTGCCTGACTTCTGATCTTTCATGACATTGCCACAGGCTTTCGCGAGAAAGAACGCGCCTTTTAGATTAACATCCGTGACGAAATCCCAATCCGCTTCGGTAAATTCCAGTGCGGGGTTACGGACGTTGACGCCGGCATTGTTGACGAGGACATCAAGGCTGCCGAAAGTTTCTACGGTCTGTGCAACAAGTGCGTCAATTTCCGCAAGATTGCTGACATCCGTCTGAATAGGCAGAATCTTTTTGCCGGTTTCATTAGCAATCCGTTCAGCAATAGGTGTCAGCGTCTCTATTTCTCTGCCTACAATCACGAGATCCGAACCAGCACCGGCAAGTCCTTCCGCCATAGCAAGCCCAATGCCGCGACTCGCGCCGGTAACGAGGCTCACCTTACCGTCCAATTGAAATTGCTGGATCATCCCTGTAGCAGATTTTTGATTCATGTTTTACTCCAATCTCAGATTTGATTATTCGATTGGCCCATCCGGTTCGGTTAATTCAGCCAATCGCTGAGTCCCAATAACCTTTATTTTTCCATTGTGTTCTTCAGCGAGAGAGACAAGCAGCTGGGCACCGGCAGAACGTTTCAGATCAATCTCAAGTGCAACAACATAGATAGCAGCGTTGTTGTGGTTCCCCTCACGCACAACATCAAGGATCTTCTGTGTGTTTG includes:
- a CDS encoding tagatose 1,6-diphosphate aldolase; the encoded protein is MNDISSGKLRGIMKLADANGRFKMMAIDQRGSMVQALADALNKDKTDVQYEDVAALKTLITRVLSANATAVLTDPIYGHPYSITEIPRDVALLLAYEESGYVSEGVGENERLSNPIENWSIAKAQRAGADAIKLLAYYHPDASSETLKHQQAFVRHVGDECEKQDLPFLLELVSYALEGTAKSVGFAKQKPDLVIRSVEEFTDPSYKVDILKLEFPADLKYTQDYQNASFYAGESAYELAEVKEICEKLDEASTLPWVILSAGVDIEEFIENVNLAAGAGASGFLCGRAIWKDAVQYYPDTDAVQKFLDNEATTNFRNANAAAENALPWFEHRQFGGPENVQVAKQSATWYQDY
- a CDS encoding polyprenyl synthetase family protein encodes the protein MQKTGQDISPTKHLVTTYLSDIKSKVDACIFDFLPTAHEHPDVHQLYQMMLDYPRRAAKGLRPALCMLMCEAFGGDPQRAVNTAASLELLQNWLLIHDDIEDGSELRRGEPCLHQKHGIPMAINVGDALHCKMWEMLHRNTEILGHELAFRILSEFIQLSNQVVEGQHIELSWVSDNRWNLAEDDYLTMCIQKTAWYTCITPCRVGAIIGGASESEIDGLVELGKEIGIAFQIQDDVLNLIGDVGRYGKEIAGDISEGKRTLVLIHLINACTAVEAQHVIDIMARPREEKTEAEVESVLQLMLKYKSITYAQRRSQALLREAAGRFENNFAHLHNGQAKQLFLSLIHFFVEREY
- a CDS encoding glucose 1-dehydrogenase, with product MNQKSATGMIQQFQLDGKVSLVTGASRGIGLAMAEGLAGAGSDLVIVGREIETLTPIAERIANETGKKILPIQTDVSNLAEIDALVAQTVETFGSLDVLVNNAGVNVRNPALEFTEADWDFVTDVNLKGAFFLAKACGNVMKDQKSGKVINTLSLTSAIGLPTSVAYTAAKGGLLQLTKLLAVEWAEHNIQVNGIAPGFIRTEMTAPAREDGRNEWILNRTPAYRWGEPEDLAGLTIFFASNASDFVTGQMVFVDGGFMAGSDWRRRS